From the Butyrivibrio fibrisolvens genome, one window contains:
- a CDS encoding pyridoxal phosphate-dependent aminotransferase, whose translation MIYEHGGDIYNNDIELDFSVNLNAFGMPESVKRVITGSLDKAENYPDPDWHDLRDVIAAWEKTHTGADLVPEQIICGNGASELIHTIIQASWPSSAIIQTPGFYGYERSLEAADCRIIRGDSMSVMPGVKLRSDREGIYFMPTEKMADQIRSQRPDMVILCNPSNPVGSCINEEILKKILVAAREVKARIVIDECFLPFCSDFAGRSAVRFLKDYPNMMIIRAFTKLYAMPGIRLGYAISGARLWGEQTLKLLPEWNVGTLAQAAGIAALKDEEYLKKSLSYISKQKEVLMQKLLFLGMDVIPGKANFLLFRSPHEVDLKQALIPKGILIRSCNNYPGLPHFGFYRVCVKKEEDNDRLIEALKSAF comes from the coding sequence ATGATATACGAACATGGTGGTGACATTTACAATAATGATATAGAGCTTGATTTTTCTGTTAATCTGAATGCATTTGGGATGCCTGAAAGTGTGAAGAGAGTTATTACAGGCAGCCTTGATAAGGCAGAAAACTATCCGGACCCTGATTGGCACGATCTTAGAGATGTTATAGCGGCGTGGGAGAAGACTCATACAGGCGCAGATCTTGTTCCTGAGCAGATCATATGCGGTAACGGTGCATCCGAACTCATACATACTATAATTCAGGCTTCCTGGCCTTCATCTGCAATAATCCAGACTCCGGGCTTTTATGGATACGAAAGATCCTTGGAAGCCGCAGACTGCCGTATTATACGTGGAGACTCCATGTCAGTAATGCCGGGAGTCAAGCTTAGAAGCGACAGAGAAGGTATATATTTTATGCCTACTGAGAAAATGGCGGATCAGATAAGGAGTCAAAGACCTGATATGGTCATCCTTTGCAATCCGTCCAACCCCGTAGGATCCTGTATAAATGAAGAGATACTAAAGAAGATCCTTGTAGCGGCGCGTGAAGTTAAGGCAAGGATCGTGATAGATGAGTGTTTCCTGCCTTTTTGCTCAGATTTTGCAGGAAGGAGTGCTGTAAGGTTTCTAAAAGATTATCCCAATATGATGATCATTAGAGCTTTCACTAAGCTTTATGCAATGCCCGGGATAAGGCTTGGCTATGCTATAAGCGGAGCAAGGCTTTGGGGAGAGCAGACTCTTAAGCTACTTCCGGAATGGAATGTTGGAACACTGGCGCAGGCAGCAGGAATCGCAGCTCTTAAAGATGAGGAGTATCTTAAAAAGTCTCTTTCTTATATTTCAAAGCAAAAAGAAGTCCTTATGCAAAAGCTTCTGTTCCTTGGGATGGACGTGATCCCCGGAAAGGCGAATTTCTTGCTCTTTAGAAGCCCGCACGAGGTAGATCTTAAACAGGCTCTTATTCCCAAAGGAATACTAATAAGATCTTGCAATAATTATCCGGGACTCCCGCATTTTGGATTTTACCGAGTATGTGTAAAGAAGGAAGAAGACAATGACAGACTTATTGAAGCTTTAAAATCAGCATTTTAA